The window AttgaaatttgatattttactttttaaaaaaaaatttacgacaaaaactgatttttttgctgaaaaatattatgatgctagaattaaaattttcataacagagaaagaaattttaatGCAATGGCGTAAGTCATGATCGAGAACCATTAGATTTCATGTTGGTTTCTCGTTAgtgaaaatttcataattttttatttaatttttgcaatTCATACTTAAATCATGAATCTCTTTTATAAAGCAATGATAGTAATAGAATGAGTGGAATCTGTCTGCTCAACACAATTAATTTAGAGCAAAGAAGTACAAACCAAGACGCCGAATTTATAAGTCCAATGCCCCATCCATTGGGCTAAGAGACGTCTTAAATTGcaacattattatttatgtttttcGTTTGAACTTTATTTCTTAGATTAGTTTCTACTTTTTATTccatttaagtttttttttggggtgaatTATTCCATTTCAGTTTTTACTCTTTCAACAAACTTCCAATTTCAAATTTCCAAATAGTTTTGTACAGGGAACTtctataataaattattcgctttttaaaaaagatttccccattaaattaattatttttcgggAATTTCTATTTaacaataatttctttttcttctttaaatcTTATTAGTCTCTGGAAGAAGTCTGTCGAATATTACCTTCAAAAACTTGTAACATATTTCCGATGACATTTCGACGGAAGAATCCCATCAGTTATGCCAAAAATTTTCGTAATGTGGTTGTGTCTATTTACaacttaataaaaaaaaaagcttaaaAGTCAATTACAATTTAGTTATCTGAAAAATGAGTAGGAGAGAGAAAGGTGAAAAATAATGGCATAATCATTTAATCAAAAAACTACTTATTGAgtatagaaaaaaattctaatttaatgaaataagttaccttttatttattcgtgctctacatttttttcatttagtcattattaagtacttaattttttaattacttaatttATCGAACACCATTTAAATTCTCGAAAAATTCTTACTTTGCATTATGAAATGAAAACGTACTTATCAATTGTCCCACTACACTTCCCAAACGCTATGGTGCTCCATTATATGGATTCTCTCGTGACACGAGTGTGTGTGCTTTGATATTTTCTAGTAACGTTTTACGGTAAATGAGTGAACTTAGAAAATGTATTAATGTAATATACCTGGACAGAGTATTTGTAAGTTTCCTCGTCGATGTGCGAAGATATTGCCTCATTAAGAAATCTTCCACGATATTTGGTGTCTGCATGGCTAAATCTTCTACGGCTTCTTCAGGCCTTGATGTCTTTGGGCCTCCAGTGACCCTCGTGGTCTTTGAGCCTTTAAGCCTCTAGGCCGAGCGgcccataaataaataaatatatatatatatatatatatatatatatatttcatcgAAAGGTAATTTAGCCCGAGCCCCGTCAGCGAGCCATGCCTACAAATGTGATTTTCGAATGAAAATAGTGCGCACAGTGGAAAGCTATAGTTATTTAGTGGAAAATACATCTTGTCCTTCATGAGTGAGAAAAAATGGAGACCGAAAAAACCAATatggttggttcaagcggtttgcTCCACTAAGTAAGGTCTTGGATACGAGTGTTGTGAATGGAGAACATTTATGctgagagagttttatgcTTTAGTAGGCCTAGAGGTGGATCCACTCTTTGAATAGTGGCGTCAACTGACCCCTCTAAATTTTGACAAATTTCATTAGAGGGTTTATTAATTAcagaagaattttttttttatttttgtccaAAATTGGTGTTAGGAAACTATCAAAGAATTGTGGTGTCAAGTAAAAGATAGATCCACTTTATTCTTCAATTCTCTCTCATATGTAAAAAGAGGAGGTAAAAACTTAGTGTCAACCTCAAAAGAACCCCAAAAATTTCTCTATTCTACATGATATACTACAATTTTAGCATCATCCTAGTTTCTTTCTCTTGTAATACACTAGATTTCACCCAAGGACACAAGATAAAGAAATAGCCCCATTGAGTGGATCTTAATGTAGTGGCATAACGTGCCGACTCAAAATAAAGAGTTCCGAAATTTGATCCCGGCCCACATAATTATTGCGGTTATTTGGTACATCTTTCGATTATTCTTGTACTTTTGTCCCTTGAACCCACTGGCTTGGGAGTCCTAAATCCGCCCCTGAGTAGGCCAATACCATTTGAACTGGATTATTAATTAGGATTTATTGCACTTCtgaatatctatatatacaagaAAAAATGGAGACTCAAAATTATGTATTGTTATTATAAGAGAATTCCTTTTTTATAATCGGGGATAAATATCCTATATTCAAATTTATTGTGTctaagcaaaaagaaaaaaaaagagaagtttATTGTGGAAAAGTCAATTCATTTGACTCCATAAATGTGACCAATATTACCTATATCTATCCTATTATATAAACTCAGAAATGAGGGTAGTTGGTCTCACTTTCACTTGTCAAAAATGTCCATATAACtaattattcaattaataAGAAACATTGAATCaaggttaaaaaattaaattttaaacatGACTACCCACCATCTTTCTCCCACATTCCTATTTCATCTCCATTTATTTCTCTCTCCTATACTCTTCTATCATCCATTCGAGTTGTGTTCCGTAAATGCTTTTtagtatttatttttatattttttgatgtACTCATGGCCTTCTTTAacattgtttttctttttttttttctccatctctttataaaaattagaaatatgCTCAAAACACGAGATGTGGAACAGAGAAATAAAATCGAACGCtagatatatatgataatagaATAGTttgtcaaaaaaaaaggaaatttataATATGATATGTTTTTAAAATGTGTCATAATTTGGAGAAGTTATTGGATGATCCTACCTCGTCACGTGGCATGAGAAAGCACCAATCAAATTGTGTAAAACTAGGAACTTGATGTTAATTACTTGaataattgtcataattagTATTTATTAAAGAATTCTTATGGTTCTTCTCCACAATTTGTGTTTACTGTGGGATAGGAAGTGCCAAAAGATATCCTTTTATGCCATCATTTGCATATTCTATCGCAACATTCATCAGAAAATATCACTGTAAAAAGaaattgtgttttttttttgataaccCGAAGTGTCCAAacttcgcccgactaatcctCAGGGCTCTGTGAACCATCGGTGACGCACAGAGCAAGTAATCACTCCAAAGGCGTTCCGGTGGCCCCAAGAGGATTCGAACCCGGGATTGAGTGCAAGTTTAGGCGCACCTTAACCATTAGGCCAAACCCCTTAaggttataaaaaaaaaattgtgtgaGTTTCACAACTCAATCACcatttttattgtaattatttttggtGGTTTTTCACAATTGACACTAGAACATTACGTGACAATTCATGATATATCGCAATACAAATGCCACTATTGCTTGATACTTgtattaaaagaatatttttcatgcaatttttctctctccatattgttaattttggataaaaatctaataaaatattaaaagtgcATATATAATTGTAGAAGTATGTATATCACAGCGCATAGTGGGGGCATGAACTCTAgtgagaaataaaattaagaaatccTCTCACTTATTCTAATAAATAACCAAACTATTGATTTGAATGTAATGaccaattttaaaaaataaaactaaaaaataatttaatttctaaaatttcaattaaaacATTGAtggagtatatatatatactgataTTTTACAATAATGTGCAAGCAATCTCACATTTGAGAAGATTCATGGGTTGAATTATTATGGAActttttcctatatatataccattttttttcggtgtgaactcCGGTATTCAGAAACCCAATAAGACTCCGACTAATCTAGTCAAGTCGGGCCGGTCtactaaggagtaaaactctcaccgtgtgaattttctacattcataAGGACTAGAAATCGTGACCTTATTTAAGCAGAACAAATGCTGAATCACTTGAACCAATTCACGTTGGTTATATATACAccatatttaataatatgattCTAGGttcaaacaaatatttcacTGAATTTTATATCCAATAAATCTCCAAAAACAGTTTGAGGAGACAAGATATATGAAGAATATCATGTTTGCCTCTTATaggatataatatatattgattagtttgagcggaaaaaagaaagataaattacTTGCTTCAATTTtcaactaaaataaaattttctttacaaattttcttatttttataagaGAGGCTCcaaatctaattttttttggtggaaatatcattaattaatataagatTTCAGAATCCAAATAAGAATCCATGTGGTTTTTAGGCGGCATGCATCCTATTTATAAGCGTATGCAGTCATTAAAtccaatttaatttctttctcatACTAACAAAAATCAGCCATCAATTAAGCATAGCATAAATTAAGCATAGCATAGATATGCTCAACAATTCTCCTCCGCCCTCACCACCTCCCCCTCCTCCGCCTCTCACTCCCTCCGATACCAATTTTGGCCGCATCGCGCCCTTCTGCgtgttttatttaattttcctcTTCTTAGTGATCTTAATCGGCCTGAGGTGTCCATGCCAGACCGACAATGAAGCCGCCAACGATGATGATCCCGACCTTGAAATAGGCAACGTAAGGGCTCAGATTCCTCCACCACCGGTGCCTCTAATGCTGGGCGCAGCTCCGATTCCTACTCCTCTACCACCAGATGGAAACCCCGAGACGCCACTGGAGCTGGATGTGGAGGAATTCGTCGGGCTTAAGATAGA of the Punica granatum isolate Tunisia-2019 chromosome 6, ASM765513v2, whole genome shotgun sequence genome contains:
- the LOC116212215 gene encoding E3 ubiquitin-protein ligase RING1-like; this translates as MLNNSPPPSPPPPPPPLTPSDTNFGRIAPFCVFYLIFLFLVILIGLRCPCQTDNEAANDDDPDLEIGNVRAQIPPPPVPLMLGAAPIPTPLPPDGNPETPLELDVEEFVGLKIDENGVWEGEEHIECAICLEDFNQGAEEACQAIVLDCRHVYHVACILEWLHTHHECPICRRYVQFLCLVLIRPRSSPEAQTGDSKSVSQNIS